A section of the Agrobacterium tumefaciens genome encodes:
- the parE gene encoding DNA topoisomerase IV subunit B — MMDDSNDLFSGLPAARNSDTDTNEDAAKPAKAPATAAANVNVQPKPAAVAPIASSAPPPPVSPTGDDYGASSIRVLEGLEPVRMRPGMYIGGTDEKALHHLFAEVIDNSMDEAVAGHANFIEVHLDVEGFLTVTDNGRGIPVENHPQVPGKSTLEVIMTKLHAGGKFDGKAYETSGGLHGVGVSVVNALSDLLEVEVARNRKLYRQRFSRGLPIGPLEELGDVHNRRGTRVRFHPDPQIFGDHAKFEAARIFRMARSKAYLFGGVEIRWSCDPGLVPAGGEIPEKAVFHFPGGLKDYLAATLGKEFTVTREIFSGRTEKTGGHGALEWAVTWYGGDTQIHSYCNTIPTPEGGTHEAGLRIALTKGLKNYADLTQNKRAKDITTDDVMISAAGMLSVFIREPEFVGQTKDKLATVEAQRIVENALRDPFDHYLTGNPAEAAKLLDWVIERSEERMRRRKEKEVNRKTAVRKLRLPGKLADCSQNTAEGAELFIVEGDSAGGSAKQARNRANQAILPLRGKILNVGSASREKLSANQQIADLIQALGCGTRTKYREEDLRYERIIIMTDADVDGAHIASLLITFFYQEMPELIRGNHLYLAVPPLYVIRQGAKSVYARDDAHRAELMETVFKGKKVEVGRFKGLGEMMAAQLKETTMDPEKRTLLRVEIDDVDFEGTREAVDNLMGTKADARFRFIQERAAFADNLDI; from the coding sequence TCTTCCATTCGCGTCCTCGAAGGCCTCGAGCCGGTGCGCATGCGCCCCGGCATGTATATTGGCGGTACGGACGAAAAGGCGCTGCATCATCTCTTTGCCGAAGTCATCGACAACTCCATGGACGAGGCCGTTGCCGGTCACGCCAATTTCATCGAGGTCCATCTCGATGTCGAAGGTTTCCTGACGGTAACGGATAACGGCCGTGGCATCCCGGTGGAGAACCACCCGCAGGTCCCCGGCAAGTCCACGCTCGAAGTCATCATGACCAAGCTGCATGCTGGCGGCAAATTCGACGGCAAGGCTTACGAGACCTCTGGCGGCCTGCACGGCGTCGGCGTCTCCGTGGTCAATGCGCTGTCCGACCTGCTCGAAGTTGAAGTGGCGCGGAACCGCAAGCTTTACCGCCAGCGCTTTTCGCGCGGCCTGCCGATCGGCCCGCTGGAAGAGCTGGGAGATGTGCATAACCGCCGCGGCACCCGTGTGCGTTTCCATCCCGATCCACAGATCTTCGGTGATCACGCAAAATTCGAGGCGGCCCGCATTTTCCGCATGGCTCGCTCCAAGGCTTACCTCTTCGGCGGCGTTGAAATCCGCTGGAGCTGCGATCCCGGTCTTGTACCCGCCGGTGGCGAAATACCGGAAAAGGCCGTGTTCCACTTCCCCGGCGGCCTCAAGGATTACCTCGCAGCCACGCTCGGCAAGGAATTCACCGTCACCCGCGAGATTTTCTCCGGGCGAACCGAAAAGACCGGCGGTCACGGCGCGTTGGAATGGGCAGTCACCTGGTATGGCGGCGACACGCAGATCCACTCCTATTGCAACACCATCCCAACGCCCGAAGGCGGCACGCATGAAGCCGGCCTGCGCATCGCGCTCACCAAGGGCCTGAAGAACTATGCCGACCTGACGCAGAACAAGCGCGCCAAGGACATCACCACCGACGACGTGATGATTTCGGCGGCCGGCATGCTCTCCGTCTTCATCCGCGAGCCGGAATTTGTCGGCCAGACCAAGGACAAGCTCGCCACCGTCGAGGCCCAGCGCATCGTCGAAAACGCCCTGCGCGACCCATTTGACCATTACCTTACCGGCAATCCGGCCGAGGCGGCAAAGCTGCTCGACTGGGTCATCGAGCGCTCGGAAGAGCGCATGCGCCGCCGCAAGGAAAAGGAAGTCAACCGCAAGACCGCCGTGCGGAAGCTGCGCTTGCCGGGCAAACTCGCGGATTGCTCCCAGAACACGGCCGAAGGGGCCGAACTCTTCATCGTCGAGGGTGACTCGGCTGGCGGCTCGGCCAAGCAGGCGCGCAACCGCGCCAATCAGGCCATCCTGCCGCTGCGCGGCAAAATCCTGAACGTCGGCAGCGCCAGCCGCGAAAAACTCTCCGCCAACCAGCAGATCGCCGATCTCATCCAGGCGCTCGGCTGCGGCACCCGCACCAAGTACCGCGAAGAGGACCTGCGGTACGAGCGTATCATCATCATGACCGATGCCGACGTCGACGGCGCCCATATCGCCTCGCTGCTCATCACCTTCTTCTATCAGGAAATGCCGGAACTCATTCGCGGCAACCACCTCTATCTGGCAGTGCCACCACTCTACGTCATCCGCCAGGGCGCCAAGAGCGTCTATGCCCGCGATGACGCGCACCGCGCCGAGCTGATGGAAACCGTCTTCAAGGGCAAAAAGGTCGAAGTCGGCCGCTTCAAAGGCCTCGGCGAAATGATGGCGGCCCAGCTGAAAGAAACGACCATGGATCCAGAAAAGCGCACCCTTCTGCGCGTCGAGATCGATGACGTGGACTTCGAAGGCACCCGCGAAGCTGTCGATAACCTCATGGGCACAAAGGCCGACGCCCGCTTCCGTTTCATTCAGGAACGGGCGGCCTTTGCTGATAATCTGGATATCTGA